Below is a window of Deltaproteobacteria bacterium DNA.
AGGACTTCGTCAATGAGATCTTTAAGGTTAATGGACTGGATACTGACGTCCATGTGGCGCGCAAAACTCAAAAGCCTTTTCGTAATGGTTCCGCACCGCTCCACCGAGGACAGGACCGACTCTACAAGGCCGATTATCTTTTCGTCCTTCGCGTACTCATCCTTCAGATTGAATATGTCGTAAATCAGCCCGGCCTTTTCGTTGATAATAGCCAAGGGGTTGTTGATCTCGTGGGCCACGCCCGCTGCTAGCCGACCAATGGAAGCCATCCTGTCTGAGTACTCCACCTTGTGCAGGGTCATCACCCGTTTCTCGTCCGCATCGTGTATCTTATTGACTAGACGCGTAGCAACGCCCAGTATCACGATCATTATGATAGTAATACTAATCGCCAGAAACGCGATAAGCTTTCTGCGGGTTTTGTGCCAGGGTTTCATGAGTTCGCCCTTCTGCTTGACGATCATCAGGATAAAGGGCGTATCGCCGATGTAGGCATAGCCGACAACAAGAGGCTCGCCATTAACGCCTTTGCTCTCGAAAACCCTCGTGGTCGGCGAATACTCCGGAACGGGCAAGGACATTTTTTCAAGAACCTTGCCATGGTACCGAGACGGGGTCTGGATCGTGCCCTGATGGTTGACGATGAAGGCATCACCCCGCCCGCTCATCTGGAGTTGTGAGAGCAATTCATTGAACTGCTCCGTATCCACCGTTGCCCGAAGGACATAAAAAGACCCGTCCGGCAGGCTATGCTCAATGGCAATGACCAGATGGGGAGTTTGCCGGAATCCCAGGAACACGTCGCTGATGTACACTCCGCTAACCAGGACTTCCTCAAACCAGTCCTGGTCACTGTAGTCCATGCCCTCAAGCCTGTACGGCCCCACATAGGTGCGCTGCCTGCCCCACGAGTCGATCACTCCGAGGTCCGTGAACCCGACAAAGGCCTTCTGAAGATTCTCCAGAATTGAAGCGAGTTTCTTTGGATCGGTCAACACCTCAAAGGCGTTCTGGTGGACGATGAAATCCAGCGCGGACTTTCGTTCCGCGAGAAAATACGTGACGGTCCGACGGGAATTAGACACCAGCCTGGACGTGCGCAGAAGGATTTCAGATTCCATGGCATTCTGTGTTACCCTGTAATCTAACACGGTCATTGATATCACCGGCGCCAAGGCAACTCCAGCCGTAAGAAGGACCGCCAGCTTCCAGATACGGCGAAAGTTAAAGAGGTGCTTGAACGGCCCCTTATCGCTATCCTTATGATCCCAAAAGTCTGGTTTTAATCTTCCCAATATAGACATGTTCGATCCCGGCCTATATGTTTGTCATCGTGCACCAGATGAAAAACTGGGCGCCCGAGCCGGTTAGCGCTTTCCGTTCTTTTTTTCTTGAATCTTCTCGTTGGCCCTCTTGAGCGTATCACTGAGCACATCAATATCTACCGGCTTTTGCAGGTAGGCAAAGGCGCCTAGCTTCATACACACTTCCCTGTCGACGTCGGATCCATGACCGGTAAGAATGATGACTTCGATTTCCGGACGTGTTTCCTTGACCCGCCGCAGCACCTCCATGCCGTCTATGCCGGGCATCTTAAGATCCAGGATCATGACCTCCGGCTCGTCCTCTTTGACCAAGTGCAGGGCTGATTCCCCGTCGTAAGCCACTGCAGAGCCCATTTGGCGCATGAGCAGGCGTTCGGACAGGGTTTGGACGAACTCGCGTTCATCGTCTACGAGCAGAACCTTGGACGGCATGTCGAAATCATACTTGCGGTAGATGTCGGTCTGGTAGTAATCTTTGCCGACCTCGGTCTTAACAGATGTGACCCCTTCCACCTTGTCTGCAATGGACTTGAGTTCCTCTTCGAGTCGGTGCAGCATTAGAACGTGCTTGTTGATAGTCAAGGTGATTGAACCGTTCCTCGCGCTCACGTTTACGTTGTGCCCCTCCTTGGCCAAAGCCACCTCCACCCTTGCAGCCAGGAGGAAGTCTTCCACTGCCTTTTTTGATCCTTCAGTGACCTGGAGAACCTCTCTGCTCGCGTTCTCATCGATAAGCGTGGCGGCTTCTTGCGAGCTTTTCTTGTTCATGGGAATAACAATGTCATAAAAAGAAGAACTCCATGGATCATTTTTGAAAAATAGAGTCTTAACCCAGGCTGCACAGTCCTCGTCATGTCTGTGTATGAGCTTTCCCGCTTCCTTCTCGGAGAGGCCCCGCTCCTTGTTGGCCACGGATAGCCTGAACTTCATGTCTGCAATAAGGCAAACACGAAGCACGTGAGTGATCTCCCTGGGAATCAAGTGTGCCGCAAACCCGAAGATAATGACGTTATCGCTGCAAAGCGTTTCGGCCAGGACGAGCCTGAGCAAGGCGACAGAACGCTCACGTTCGTGGGTAAACTTGTTGAAAACCGAGGTCTTGGTTGAGAAAGCCTGTGCTATTTTGCTCTCGGCCATGCCGGACAGTTTGCTGGCTTCGGCCACAAGCTTTTTGTCGGTAATGAGTCTGGAATCTGTCCTGTCAAGCGTTTCTCGGACAACAGAGTCTTCCATGCAGAAAATACCGTTGAATACGGTGATGACAGACATCTTGCTCCCCCTTTTCCTGTCACATGTTTAAGATAGCTGGCAAACGGTTGTGAGCGGACACGTTTTTTCTTCACCCCCAGTATGAGTATGGCCGTGAACCGAACAGATGGCCTTGTCAATGGTCGGATAGATGTGGTCCCGGCCGACCCTCTCCAGGAGGTGTGTGCGCCTGAATACCGCCATGACAGACTCATTCACGCCACTCAAGGAGACGTCCACGCCGGCGCTCCTGCACCTGTCTATGACAAGGGACAAGGCTTCTTCACCTGACGCATCCATATCATTAATACCGTTGAACACAATAACAATGTGTTTCAGGTTTTCCATCTTGAGCATACGTTCCGTGATCTGGTCCTCCAGGAAGCTCGCATTGGCGAAAAAGAGCGGGCCATCGAATCGGACCACGGCGATATGCTGACATTCCTTAAGGCCGAAGATCACGGCATCGCGTAGTGTTTCATCCTCGTGTCTGGACAAGGAGGCAACAGTGGGTCGCATGCTCTTGTACAGGAATACGAGAAGCGAGAGGACCACGCCGATCTCGATGCCTTTTTCCAGGTGCGGGGCAAAGGCTAAGGTGCAAATGAAGGAAATTATGGATATGGCCCCGTCATACCATTGAGCCCTCCATGCGTGGATAAAGCCTGACGCGTTTACAAGGCCGATGACCGCTATCATGATAACCGCGGCCAGTACGGACTGGGGCAAGTGATAGAGAAGCGGCGTAAAAAACAAGAGCACAGTGACCACCATCAGGCTGGTAATCACGCTGGACAGGCCGGAGACCGCTCCAGCTTGAAGGTTGACCGCCGATCTGGAGAAGGAACCTGAGGTTGGATAACTTCTGCTGAGAGACCCTAATATGTTTGCCAGACCCTGGCCGATCAGTTCCTGGTTGGGATCCAGGCGCTGGCCGGTCTTGGCGGCCATGGCCTTGGCGATGGCGATGGCTTCCATGAAACCCAAGAGCGAAATGATGGCGGCAAAGGGCAAAAGGTGCAGGATAATCTTGAGGTTGATGTTTGGAACAGACAAGGAAGGCAAGCCACTGGGGATCTCACCGACCACCGCGCCACCGCCCATCATGAGCAACTTGTTCTCCTTCAGCGGTTTGTTCCCCACCTTGATGCGCCAGGTACGCCCGTCAGCTCTGATCCCTTGTGGAACCTCATTCTGCAGGTAGAATCTCTGTGAGCCCCCTTGATCCTTTGCGCCCTCGAACAGTAAGTCCCTGATTTGCTCCCGGTAGACATGTGTTTCATGTTTCAGCCGCTCAATCTTGATGCCGATGACGCTCGTGTCGTGCTCCGCATCAAGGACACCGATCGTGTCGTGGGCGTCCTTGGCCTTGTCCAGGGCCTCGCTCACCTCGGACCGCTTTTGCGCGAGAGGCTTCATGCCGGCCACAGCCGCGTTAAATTCCCTGATCAGGCTGCGGACCCTCGGCGACTGGATGGCGGAAATATCAACCATAGTGTTGTGCTGGAACCCTACGGCCCAAGAAATAAGAGTGGTCACAACCACGGCCACAAGCACATTAGGCATCCTCGGCGAGACCCGTTTCAGTCCGTACATGATTGCAAAGGCCAGCGCACCCATAGACAGCGTTGGCCAGTGCATATAGTGAACAGCCGCCTTACATACATGGATAATCGTCTCATAGTGATGCGAGGCCTTGTCCACGTACACGCCAAACATCTTCGAGAGTTGCGACGAGGCAATGATAATGGCCGCCGCGTTCGTGAACCCGTTCACCACCGGGTGGGACAAGAAGTTGACCACAAGGCCGAGCTTCAGTACGCCCAGAGAGAACTGAAACACCCCGACCATGAGGGCCAGCAGGATGGCGTAGGCAATGTATCCCTCCGTTCCCGCAGTGGCCAGTGGCTCAAGCGACGCGGACGTCATGAGCGAGACCACCGCCACGGGACCGGTAGCCAATTGACGACTCGAGCCGAACAGAGAGGCAATCATGGGCGGGAGAAACGAGGCATAGAGCCCGTAGTATGCAGGGAGCCCGGCCAATTGAGCGTAAGCCATCGACTGTGGAATGAGAACGAGTGCTACTGTCAATCCCGAGATGGCGTCAATTCTAAACCTGTCAAAACCGTAATCCTTAAACCAACCAATAAACGGAAAAAATTTCGTCAGCATTGGCGTTACCTCTTACTAAGATTCTCTGTTCTCAAGTATCCTGCGACACGATTGCATAAGCTCGTTGTAGAGACCGCCCGCATCGTAAAGGTTATAGGTGTTAAACCGCACTATGCCGTCGACCATGGAAAAGATAATTAATGCCGTTTTTCGGGCAGACATGTTTCCAATGGATCCATCCTTTTGTCCGAGAACAACGGCCCGCTCGAAAATGTCCAGGAGGCAGTTGTAAATCGCCTCAAGATGACCCCTGCACTCGGGATTGGCCTGGGCAAGCTCATAGGCGTCGTGGCGGTGTAAAAGAAGAAACCTCTTTTCCATGCTTCCGGCGAGATACAGATAGAACGATATGGCCCCCTCGACCATCTCCAGACCGGTGTCGAACTCCCTTT
It encodes the following:
- a CDS encoding SulP family inorganic anion transporter, translated to MLTKFFPFIGWFKDYGFDRFRIDAISGLTVALVLIPQSMAYAQLAGLPAYYGLYASFLPPMIASLFGSSRQLATGPVAVVSLMTSASLEPLATAGTEGYIAYAILLALMVGVFQFSLGVLKLGLVVNFLSHPVVNGFTNAAAIIIASSQLSKMFGVYVDKASHHYETIIHVCKAAVHYMHWPTLSMGALAFAIMYGLKRVSPRMPNVLVAVVVTTLISWAVGFQHNTMVDISAIQSPRVRSLIREFNAAVAGMKPLAQKRSEVSEALDKAKDAHDTIGVLDAEHDTSVIGIKIERLKHETHVYREQIRDLLFEGAKDQGGSQRFYLQNEVPQGIRADGRTWRIKVGNKPLKENKLLMMGGGAVVGEIPSGLPSLSVPNINLKIILHLLPFAAIISLLGFMEAIAIAKAMAAKTGQRLDPNQELIGQGLANILGSLSRSYPTSGSFSRSAVNLQAGAVSGLSSVITSLMVVTVLLFFTPLLYHLPQSVLAAVIMIAVIGLVNASGFIHAWRAQWYDGAISIISFICTLAFAPHLEKGIEIGVVLSLLVFLYKSMRPTVASLSRHEDETLRDAVIFGLKECQHIAVVRFDGPLFFANASFLEDQITERMLKMENLKHIVIVFNGINDMDASGEEALSLVIDRCRSAGVDVSLSGVNESVMAVFRRTHLLERVGRDHIYPTIDKAICSVHGHTHTGGEEKTCPLTTVCQLS
- a CDS encoding ATP-binding protein yields the protein MSILGRLKPDFWDHKDSDKGPFKHLFNFRRIWKLAVLLTAGVALAPVISMTVLDYRVTQNAMESEILLRTSRLVSNSRRTVTYFLAERKSALDFIVHQNAFEVLTDPKKLASILENLQKAFVGFTDLGVIDSWGRQRTYVGPYRLEGMDYSDQDWFEEVLVSGVYISDVFLGFRQTPHLVIAIEHSLPDGSFYVLRATVDTEQFNELLSQLQMSGRGDAFIVNHQGTIQTPSRYHGKVLEKMSLPVPEYSPTTRVFESKGVNGEPLVVGYAYIGDTPFILMIVKQKGELMKPWHKTRRKLIAFLAISITIIMIVILGVATRLVNKIHDADEKRVMTLHKVEYSDRMASIGRLAAGVAHEINNPLAIINEKAGLIYDIFNLKDEYAKDEKIIGLVESVLSSVERCGTITKRLLSFARHMDVSIQSINLKDLIDEVLGFLGKEAEYRSITVNVDVPDDIPTLKSDRGKLQQIFLNLVNNAFAAMSDGGKLDVKVCREDEDSVSVKVVDDGCGIPEADLKRIFEPFFSTKKKKGGTGLGLSITYGLVRKLGGNMSVASEVGRGTSFTVTLPLLLKQKTKRLHA
- a CDS encoding response regulator, with amino-acid sequence MSVITVFNGIFCMEDSVVRETLDRTDSRLITDKKLVAEASKLSGMAESKIAQAFSTKTSVFNKFTHERERSVALLRLVLAETLCSDNVIIFGFAAHLIPREITHVLRVCLIADMKFRLSVANKERGLSEKEAGKLIHRHDEDCAAWVKTLFFKNDPWSSSFYDIVIPMNKKSSQEAATLIDENASREVLQVTEGSKKAVEDFLLAARVEVALAKEGHNVNVSARNGSITLTINKHVLMLHRLEEELKSIADKVEGVTSVKTEVGKDYYQTDIYRKYDFDMPSKVLLVDDEREFVQTLSERLLMRQMGSAVAYDGESALHLVKEDEPEVMILDLKMPGIDGMEVLRRVKETRPEIEVIILTGHGSDVDREVCMKLGAFAYLQKPVDIDVLSDTLKRANEKIQEKKNGKR
- a CDS encoding TetR/AcrR family transcriptional regulator; protein product: MSKKETILHIAATLFSEKGFKDSSMAELSKITGAAEGTIFYHFKNKEQIFLSILEDLKARIIDEADRYFGEREFDTGLEMVEGAISFYLYLAGSMEKRFLLLHRHDAYELAQANPECRGHLEAIYNCLLDIFERAVVLGQKDGSIGNMSARKTALIIFSMVDGIVRFNTYNLYDAGGLYNELMQSCRRILENRES